Within the Rhodobacter sp. 24-YEA-8 genome, the region GGCGGTGGCGCGAAACAGGCGCGCAGGCCGGCGCTGTCAGTCAGCCCGCCCGGCGACCAGCCCGGGGCCGTGATGAAGGGCCGCGCTTTTTTCATCAGAGCGCCCATCCGCACGAGATCCTCATAGCGTAAGCCGCGCGAGCGGCGCGCCGCCAGGATGCGGTCGACCGTACGGGTGCCAAAGCCCGGAACCCGCAACAGCATATCCTTTGCGGCCCGGTTCACATCCAGCGGGAAGAGCCCGCGATGCTGCAGCGCCCAGGCCAGTTTCGGGTCGATCTCCAGATCCAGATGCCCGGCAGTCGTGCCGGTCGCGATCTCTTCGGCGCTGAAGCCGTAAAAGCGCAAAAGCCAGTCTGCCTGATACAGCCGGTGTTCGCGCAACAGCGGCGGCTGGACCAGGGGCAGGGCCGATGACGCATCCGGGATCGGCGAGAAGGCCGAGTAATAGACCCGCCGCAGCTTGTAGCCGGTGTAAAGCCGGGTCGAGCTTTGCAGGATTGTCACATCATCGGTGCCATCTGCGCCGATGATCATCTGCGTCGACTGGCCGGCAGGGGCAAAGCGCGGCGGGCGCCTGCCGGTCAGGGTTTTCTCTTTCGCGGCCTCCCCCTCGATCCGCACCTGCGCCATGGCAGAGCGTATTGTCTCGGGGCGTTTTTCCGGAGCGAAGCGGCGCACCGAGGCATCGGCGGGCAATTCGACATTGATCGAGAGGCGGTCGGCATAAAGCCCTGCCTCGCGGATCAGATCCGGGCTGGCATCGGGAATGGTCTTCAGATGGATATAGCCCCTGAAACCGTGATCCTGGCGCAGGACCCGTGCGATGCGGGCCATATCCGCCATGGTCTGATCGGGCGAACGGATGATCCCCGAAGACAGGAACAGCCCTTCGATGTAATTGCGCCGGTAGAATTCCAGCGTGAGCGTGACGACCTCATCGACCGAAAACCGCGCGCGCTCGACATTCGAAGAGACGCGGTTGATGCAATAGGCGCAGTCGAAGATGCAGAAATTGGTCATCAGGATTTTTAAAAGGCTGATACAGCGCCCGTCCGGCGTGTAGGCGTGGCAGATGCCGGCGCCGCCCGAAGACCCGATGCCACCCTTGCGGGAATCGCGCTTCTCGCCTCCGCTGGAGGCGCAGGAGGCATCATATTTTGCCGCGTCCGAAAGGATCGCCAGCTTGTCCTGAAGGGGTCTTGCCATGCGCAGGACAATATATGTTCACTATATGTTCGTCAATTTCCTCTCTGCCTTATGAGCTGAAATGTGACTGGCGGCCCTGGAGAGCGACCGCCCTATCCGCCAGGTACCACAAATGGCCTTGCCGCACGCACCGCGCCGGGGATTTTTCCCGCCAGAGCTGAAAAATGCCCTTCCCGGGCCCTGCCCGCATGTAAAAAATTGCGTGGGGGGCCGCATTCCGATTGAATCGAGATGTTTCGTATATAAAATAAATTGCAGAACCGGCGCGGCATGACGCTGGAAGCGAACTGCAAACAGAGAGGAAGCCATGATGATGAGAGCTTGCGGCGATCCGGCCGGGGCGCGCGCTCCCTTTGGAAAGGTGGCCTCCTGGCAAGGAGGGCTCGTATGAGCACCCTGCTTTTGTTGCAGGTCATGAATGGCGTTCAGTTCGGGATCCTCCTCTTCCTCGTTGCTGCCGGCCTGACGCTGATCTTCGGGATCATGGATTTCATCAACCTGGCCCATGGCGCGCTGTACATGGTCGGGGCTTATCTGATGGCGACTTTCGCCGCGACGACCGGCAATTTCTGGCTCGGGCTGGCGCTGACCCTGCCGGCGATGCTGGTGGTCGGATTGTTGCTCGAACTCGGGATCTTCCGAAGACTCTATCAGCGACCGCATCTCGATCAGGTTCTGGCGACCTTCGCGCTGGTGCTGATCAC harbors:
- a CDS encoding putative DNA modification/repair radical SAM protein, producing MARPLQDKLAILSDAAKYDASCASSGGEKRDSRKGGIGSSGGAGICHAYTPDGRCISLLKILMTNFCIFDCAYCINRVSSNVERARFSVDEVVTLTLEFYRRNYIEGLFLSSGIIRSPDQTMADMARIARVLRQDHGFRGYIHLKTIPDASPDLIREAGLYADRLSINVELPADASVRRFAPEKRPETIRSAMAQVRIEGEAAKEKTLTGRRPPRFAPAGQSTQMIIGADGTDDVTILQSSTRLYTGYKLRRVYYSAFSPIPDASSALPLVQPPLLREHRLYQADWLLRFYGFSAEEIATGTTAGHLDLEIDPKLAWALQHRGLFPLDVNRAAKDMLLRVPGFGTRTVDRILAARRSRGLRYEDLVRMGALMKKARPFITAPGWSPGGLTDSAGLRACFAPPPEQLSLL